From the Oryzias latipes chromosome 22, ASM223467v1 genome, one window contains:
- the LOC101155314 gene encoding activator of 90 kDa heat shock protein ATPase homolog 1 yields the protein MAKWGEGDPRWIVEERADATNVNNWHWTERDATNWSTDKLKALLLGLSVENEEGTCEVTEVSKLEGEASINNRKGKLIFFYEWNVKAAWTGKSKTGVKYKGTIEVPNLSDENDMEDLAISVMMNKDEPDTPLLSLMKTKGAEKVRQALGSYVDFLKTEFTQGMILPTANGVAKVPSASQSKAKLDKTQICSGGSSSSAAAPANAGVKIPTCKFSIRDTFLTSPADLYRVFVNQEMVRAFTHSAAAVEAERGGRFRLLDGNVCGEFTELVPDEKIVMKWRYNTWPCEHYATITLTFVDRSSETELKVECRGVPNSEEEQTKEGWRRYYFEAIKQTFGFGARLF from the exons ATGGCGAAGTGGGGAGAAGGAGACCCTCGCTGGATCGTAGAGGAGAGAGCTGACGCCACGAATGTCAACAATTGGCACTG GACGGAGCGAGACGCCACAAACTGGTCGACGGACAAGCTGAAGGCGCTGCTGCTCGGGCTGAGCGTGGAAAACGAGGAGGGGACGTGCGAGGTGACAGAAGTCAGCAAACTGGAAGGGGAAGCCTCCATCAACAACCGCAAAGGCAAACTCATCTTCTTCTACGAGTGGAACGTGAAGGCAGCTTGGACCG GAAAGTCTAAAACAGGAGTCAAATACAAAGGAACCATCGAGGTTCCCAACCTGTCGGATGAGAACGACATGGAGGATCTGGCC ATTTCTGTGATGATGAACAAAGACGAACCGGACACGCCGCTGCTGAGCCTGATGAAGACGAAAGGCGCCGAGAAAGTCCGCCAAGCGCTCGGAAGCTACGTAGACTTCTTAAAAACAG AGTTCACACAGGGGATGATCCTGCCGACCGCCAACGGCGTGGCCAAGGTGCCGTCTGCTTCACAATCCAAAGCCAAGCTGGATAAAACCCAG ATTTGCtccggcggcagcagcagcagcgcagCCGCTCCGGCCAACGCCGGCGTGAAGATCCCCACCTGTAAATTCAGCATCAGAGACACGTTTCTCACCTCGCCGGCGGATCTGTACAGAGTCTTCGTCAACCAGGAG ATGGTTCGGGCCTTCACGCACAGCGCCGCGGCCGTGGAGGCGGAGAGGGGGGGCAGGTTTCGCCTGCTGGACGGCAACGTTTGTGGAGAGTTCACAGAGCTG GTTCCCGATGAGAAGATCGTCATGAAGTGGAGGTATAACACCTGGCCCTGCG AACATTACGCAACAATCACGCTGACCTTCGTGGACCGCAGCAGCGAGACGGAGCTGAAGGTGGAGTGTCGAGGCGTCCCCAACAGCGAGGAGGAGCAGACGAAGGAGGGCTGGAGGAGATACTACTTTGAAGCCATCAAACAGACTTTTGGCTTTGGAGCGCGGCTCTTCTga